The genomic region ACATGGCCGCGGGCGACTTCGCATCCCTGCCCACCGATTTCGACTATGTACTCAATCTCGCGGTAGCCAAGAGCGGCCGGTGGGACAAGGACCTGGCGGCGAACGCCGAGTCGGTCGGTCTGTTGATGGCGCACTGCCGTGGCGCGAAGGCATTTCTGCACTGCTCCTCGGCCGCGGTCTACGACCCGCCGGACGACGAGCTCCGCACCGAACGGACGGCACTGGGCGACAACCACAGACCTCTGCTGCCGACGTACTCCATCTCGAAGATCGCCGGGGAGACGGTTGCCCGAACGATGGCCCGGGTGCTCGGTATGCCGACGACCATCGCGCGGCTCAACGTGCCCTATGGCGACAACGGCGGGTGGCCGTTCTTCCACCTGGAGATGATCCTGGGCGGCATGCCGATCCCGGTGCCCCCCGGCGGTCCCGCCCGCTACAACCCGATCCACGAGGACGACATCATCGCGATGATCCCGAACCTTCTTGCCGCCGCCTCCGTTCCGGCCACCACCGTGAACTGGGCCGGTGACCAGGTCATCAGCCTGCAGCAGTGGTGTGAGTATCTCGGCTCGCTGGTCGGCAGCGAACCGGTCTTCGAGGTGAGCCCAGAGGCGTTGCGCGGCAACCCCGTCGACGTGAGCGCCATGCGCGAACTGGCCGGTGGCACCACGGTGGACTGGCGCGACGGGATGCGGCGCATGGCGGCCACGTTTCACCCCGAGCTGATCGGGTCATAGCGTCACAGCGGCGATGCGCCCCGCAGGTGCTCGAAGATCAACGACGTCTGCGTACCGGCCACATCCGCGTCGGCGTTGAGGTTGTCCACCACGAAGGAGCGCAGATCGTCGGTGTCGCGCGCGGCGACGTGCAGGATGAAATCGTCGGCCCCTGCGAGGAAGTACACGTCCATCACCTGGGGCATGCGCCGGATCTGCTCGATGAAGCTGCTGATCTTGCCGCGGGCGCTGGACTGCAGGCTCACCGAGATCATCGCCTGCAGGTGCAGCCCGATCGCCGCCGGATCGATGTCGGTGTAGAACCCGCGGATCACGCCCAGATCCTGCAGCCTGCGCACCCGCCCGTGGCAGGTCGACGGCGCGATGCCCACCTGGTCGGCCAGCGTGTTGTTGGAGACCCGCGCGTCGCGATGCAGAACGGTCAGGATCCGGCGATCGACATCGTCGAGCGCGACCGGCCGAACATCCTTCAACGAGCCGGCCTGCCGACCCCTCGATGTTGACGATCTTTCGCTCATAACCCCAGAATATTGAACTTTACGCGGCCTCATTGCGCTATGTCCGAATTTTCTTCACAGTGGTTCAAGCCCGCGATTCGAGGAGCGGATCATGCGAGTCGGCGTCCCGACCGAGATCAAGAACAACGAGTACCGCGTTGCCATCACCCCGACGGGGGTCGCCGAACTGGTGCACCGAGGCCACGAGGTTCTCATCCAGTCGGGCGCGGGCGAGGGGCTCGTCGCTCTCCGACGCCGACTTCAAGCGCGCCGGCGCTCAGCTG from Mycobacterium sp. IDR2000157661 harbors:
- a CDS encoding NAD-dependent epimerase/dehydratase family protein, which codes for MRGFKILITGVTGQVALPAARALAAENEVWGIARFTDAGARERLEKAGVRCETVNMAAGDFASLPTDFDYVLNLAVAKSGRWDKDLAANAESVGLLMAHCRGAKAFLHCSSAAVYDPPDDELRTERTALGDNHRPLLPTYSISKIAGETVARTMARVLGMPTTIARLNVPYGDNGGWPFFHLEMILGGMPIPVPPGGPARYNPIHEDDIIAMIPNLLAAASVPATTVNWAGDQVISLQQWCEYLGSLVGSEPVFEVSPEALRGNPVDVSAMRELAGGTTVDWRDGMRRMAATFHPELIGS
- a CDS encoding Lrp/AsnC family transcriptional regulator — encoded protein: MSERSSTSRGRQAGSLKDVRPVALDDVDRRILTVLHRDARVSNNTLADQVGIAPSTCHGRVRRLQDLGVIRGFYTDIDPAAIGLHLQAMISVSLQSSARGKISSFIEQIRRMPQVMDVYFLAGADDFILHVAARDTDDLRSFVVDNLNADADVAGTQTSLIFEHLRGASPL